In Lathamus discolor isolate bLatDis1 chromosome 1, bLatDis1.hap1, whole genome shotgun sequence, the following are encoded in one genomic region:
- the LOXL3 gene encoding lysyl oxidase homolog 3 isoform X4 gives MGSCRAWAPPELLVLSVWLWVSSAGPTHPPGPALRVRLAGYPRKHNEGRVELFYNDEWGTICDDDFTLANAHVLCRHLGFVAATGWAHSAKYGKGVGRIWLDNVNCAGGEKSIGDCKHRGWGNSDCSHEEDAGVICKDERIPGFKDSNVIETEQSHVEEVRLRAVVAGARRQLPVTEGIVEVRYKDSWAQICDEGWGSHNSRVVCGMLGFPAERKVNRNFYKLASKSQPKQKRREDVGPKKRLFAERQQLSYRLHSVSCAGTEGHLSLCAFEFYRGNASAACGAGSPAVVSCVPGPQFATGSAHKKKQRQQQQQQGQPRIRLKGGAKVGEGRVEVLKGSEWGTICDDRWNLLSASVVCRELGFGSAKEALTGARMGQGTGPIHMNEVQCLGTEKSLWSCPFKNITQEDCKHTEDVAVRCNVPYMGYETLIRLSGGRTPFEGRVEVKRGSKWGMVCSEGWTTKEAMVACRQLGLGYSLHAVTETWYWDASNVTEMVLSGVKCAGHEMSLSHCQHHGSSLNCRNTGTRFAAGVICSETASDLLLHAPLVQETAYIEDRPLHMLYCAAEESCLSSSARLANWPYGHRRLLRFSSQIHNNGRADFRPKAGRHSWVWHECHRHYHSMDIFTHYDILTPNGTKVAEGHKASFCLEDTECEEDVAKRYECANFGEQGITVGCWDLYRHDIDCQWIDITDVKPGNYILQVVINPNFEVAESDFTNNAMKCNCKYDGHRIWVHSCHIGDALSEEANKRFEQYPGQLNNQIS, from the exons ATGGGGAGCTGCCGTGCATGGGCACCACcggagctgctggtgctgagcgTGTGGCTGTGGGTGAGCAGCGCCGGCCCCACGCACCCACCCGGCCCCGCGCTAAGGGTGCGCCTGGCTGGGTACCCGCGCAAGCACAACGAGGGCCGCGTGGAGCTCTTCTACAACGACGAGTGGGGCACCATCTGCGATGACGACTTTACGCTGGCCAATGCACACGTGCTGTGCCGGCACCTCGGCTTCGTGGCTGCCACCGGCTGGGCCCACAGCGCCAAGTACGGCAAAGGAGTCG GGCGGATCTGGCTGGACAATGTGAATTGTGCCGGAGGCGAGAAGAGCATCGGGGACTGCAAACACCGGGGCTGGGGCAACAGCGACTGCAGCCATGAGGAAGACGCGGGGGTCATCTGCAAGGATGAGCGCATCCCAGGCTTCAAGGACTCCAATGTCATCGAG ACGGAGCAGAGCCACGTGGAGGAGGTCCGGCTGCGGGCGGTGGTGGCCGGTGCCCGGCGGCAGCTCCCGGTGACAGAGGGCATCGTGGAGGTGCGCTACAAGGACAGCTGGGCACAGATCTGCGAcgagggctggggcagccacaacagCCGCGTGGTCTGCGGCATGCTGGGCTTCCCTGCCGAGAGGAAGGTCAACAGGAACTTCTACAA gctggCCTCCAAATCTCAGCCTAAACAAAAGCGCAGGGAGGACGTAGGGCCCAAGAAGAG GCTGTTCGCGGAGCGGCAGCAGCTCAGCTACCGCCTGCACTCGGTGTCGTGCGCGGGGACCGAGGGGCACCTCTCCCTGTGCGCCTTCGAGTTCTACCGCGGCAACGCGTCGGCCGCCTGCGGCGCGGGCAGTCCCGCCGTCGTCAGCTGCGTGCCCGGGCCGCAGTTCGCCACCGGCAGCGCCCACAAGAAgaagcagcggcagcagcagcagcagcagggccag CCACGGATCCGGCTGAAGGGGGGTGCGAAGGTCGGTGAGGGCCGCGTCGAGGTGCTCAAGGGCAGTGAGTGGGGCACGATCTGCGACGACCGCTGGAACCTGCTGTCAGCCAGCGTGGTGTGCCGCGAGCTGGGCTTCGGCAGCGCCAAGGAGGCCCTCACTGGGGCGCGCATGGGCCAAG GGACGGGGCCCATCCACATGAATGAGGTGCAGTGCCTGGGCACCGAGAAGTCCCTCTGGAGCTGCCCCTTCAAGAACATCACGCAGGAGGACTGCAAGCACACGGAGGATGTGGCTGTCCGCTGCAACGTCCCCTACATGGGCTACGAGACCCTG ATCCGCCTCTCCGGTGGCAGGACGCCGTTTGAGGGCCGCGTGGAGGTGAAGCGAGGCAGTAAGTGGGGCATGGTGTGCAGCGAGGGCTGGACCACCAAGGAGGCGATGGTGGCCTGTCGCCAGCTCGGCCTGGGCTATTCCCTGCATGCGGTGACG GAGACCTGGTACTGGGATGCCAGCAACGTGACGGAGATGGTGCTGAGCGGGGTGAAGTGCGCCGGCCACGAGATGTCCCTGAGCCACTGCCAGCACCACGGCTCCAGCCTCAACTGCAGGAACACGGGCACGCGCTTCGCTGCCGGCGTCATCTGCTCTGAGA CCGCCTCCGACCTGCTGCTGCACGCGCCGCTGGTGCAGGAGACGGCGTACATCGAGGACCGGCCGCTGCACATGCTGTACTGCGCCGCCGAGGAGAGCTGCCTCTCCAGCTCCGCCCGCCTCGCCAACTGGCCCTACGGGCACCGCCGCCTGCTCCGCTTCTCCTCCCAGATCCACAACAACGGCCGCGCCGACTTCCGCCCCAAGGCCGGGCGGCACTCCTGGGTCTGGCACGAGTGCCACCG GCACTACCACAGCATGGACATCTTCACTCACTACGACATCCTCACCCCCAACGGCACCAAGGTGGCGGAGGGGCACAAAGCCAGCTTCTGCCTCGAGGACACTGAGTGCGAGGAAG ACGTGGCCAAGCGGTACGAGTGTGCCAACTTCGGGGAGCAGGGCATCACAGTGGGCTGCTGGGACCTGTACCGGCACGACATCGACTGCCAGTGGATCGACATCACTGATGTCAAACCGGGCAACTACATCCTGCAG GTCGTGATCAACCCCAACTTTGAAGTGGCAGAGAGCGACTTCACCAACAATGCCATGAAATGCAACTGCAAGTACGACGGGCACCGCATCTGGGTGCACAGCTGCCACATCG GTGACGCGCTCAGCGAGGAGGCCAACAAGCGCTTCGAGCAGTACCCGGGGCAGCTCAACAACCAGATCTCGTAG
- the LOXL3 gene encoding lysyl oxidase homolog 3 isoform X2: protein MGSCRAWAPPELLVLSVWLWVSSAGPTHPPGPALRVRLAGYPRKHNEGRVELFYNDEWGTICDDDFTLANAHVLCRHLGFVAATGWAHSAKYGKGVGRIWLDNVNCAGGEKSIGDCKHRGWGNSDCSHEEDAGVICKDERIPGFKDSNVIETEQSHVEEVRLRAVVAGARRQLPVTEGIVEVRYKDSWAQICDEGWGSHNSRVVCGMLGFPAERKVNRNFYKLFAERQQLSYRLHSVSCAGTEGHLSLCAFEFYRGNASAACGAGSPAVVSCVPGPQFATGSAHKKKQRQQQQQQGQPRIRLKGGAKVGEGRVEVLKGSEWGTICDDRWNLLSASVVCRELGFGSAKEALTGARMGQGTGPIHMNEVQCLGTEKSLWSCPFKNITQEDCKHTEDVAVRCNVPYMGYETLIRLSGGRSRFEGRVEVAVGAGTGEQLRWGLVCSEGWGTLEAMVACRQLGLGFANHGLQIRLSGGRTPFEGRVEVKRGSKWGMVCSEGWTTKEAMVACRQLGLGYSLHAVTETWYWDASNVTEMVLSGVKCAGHEMSLSHCQHHGSSLNCRNTGTRFAAGVICSETASDLLLHAPLVQETAYIEDRPLHMLYCAAEESCLSSSARLANWPYGHRRLLRFSSQIHNNGRADFRPKAGRHSWVWHECHRHYHSMDIFTHYDILTPNGTKVAEGHKASFCLEDTECEEDVAKRYECANFGEQGITVGCWDLYRHDIDCQWIDITDVKPGNYILQVVINPNFEVAESDFTNNAMKCNCKYDGHRIWVHSCHIGDALSEEANKRFEQYPGQLNNQIS from the exons ATGGGGAGCTGCCGTGCATGGGCACCACcggagctgctggtgctgagcgTGTGGCTGTGGGTGAGCAGCGCCGGCCCCACGCACCCACCCGGCCCCGCGCTAAGGGTGCGCCTGGCTGGGTACCCGCGCAAGCACAACGAGGGCCGCGTGGAGCTCTTCTACAACGACGAGTGGGGCACCATCTGCGATGACGACTTTACGCTGGCCAATGCACACGTGCTGTGCCGGCACCTCGGCTTCGTGGCTGCCACCGGCTGGGCCCACAGCGCCAAGTACGGCAAAGGAGTCG GGCGGATCTGGCTGGACAATGTGAATTGTGCCGGAGGCGAGAAGAGCATCGGGGACTGCAAACACCGGGGCTGGGGCAACAGCGACTGCAGCCATGAGGAAGACGCGGGGGTCATCTGCAAGGATGAGCGCATCCCAGGCTTCAAGGACTCCAATGTCATCGAG ACGGAGCAGAGCCACGTGGAGGAGGTCCGGCTGCGGGCGGTGGTGGCCGGTGCCCGGCGGCAGCTCCCGGTGACAGAGGGCATCGTGGAGGTGCGCTACAAGGACAGCTGGGCACAGATCTGCGAcgagggctggggcagccacaacagCCGCGTGGTCTGCGGCATGCTGGGCTTCCCTGCCGAGAGGAAGGTCAACAGGAACTTCTACAA GCTGTTCGCGGAGCGGCAGCAGCTCAGCTACCGCCTGCACTCGGTGTCGTGCGCGGGGACCGAGGGGCACCTCTCCCTGTGCGCCTTCGAGTTCTACCGCGGCAACGCGTCGGCCGCCTGCGGCGCGGGCAGTCCCGCCGTCGTCAGCTGCGTGCCCGGGCCGCAGTTCGCCACCGGCAGCGCCCACAAGAAgaagcagcggcagcagcagcagcagcagggccag CCACGGATCCGGCTGAAGGGGGGTGCGAAGGTCGGTGAGGGCCGCGTCGAGGTGCTCAAGGGCAGTGAGTGGGGCACGATCTGCGACGACCGCTGGAACCTGCTGTCAGCCAGCGTGGTGTGCCGCGAGCTGGGCTTCGGCAGCGCCAAGGAGGCCCTCACTGGGGCGCGCATGGGCCAAG GGACGGGGCCCATCCACATGAATGAGGTGCAGTGCCTGGGCACCGAGAAGTCCCTCTGGAGCTGCCCCTTCAAGAACATCACGCAGGAGGACTGCAAGCACACGGAGGATGTGGCTGTCCGCTGCAACGTCCCCTACATGGGCTACGAGACCCTG ATTCGGCTGAGCGGGGGCCGAAGCCGCTTCGAGGGGCGGGTGGAGGTGGCTGTGGGGGCTGGCACCGGGGAGCAGCTGCGCTGGGGGCTGGTCTGCAGCGAAGGCTGGGGTACGCTGGAGGCGATGGTGGCCTGTCGCCAGCTGGGCCTGGGATTTGCTAACCACGGCTTACAA ATCCGCCTCTCCGGTGGCAGGACGCCGTTTGAGGGCCGCGTGGAGGTGAAGCGAGGCAGTAAGTGGGGCATGGTGTGCAGCGAGGGCTGGACCACCAAGGAGGCGATGGTGGCCTGTCGCCAGCTCGGCCTGGGCTATTCCCTGCATGCGGTGACG GAGACCTGGTACTGGGATGCCAGCAACGTGACGGAGATGGTGCTGAGCGGGGTGAAGTGCGCCGGCCACGAGATGTCCCTGAGCCACTGCCAGCACCACGGCTCCAGCCTCAACTGCAGGAACACGGGCACGCGCTTCGCTGCCGGCGTCATCTGCTCTGAGA CCGCCTCCGACCTGCTGCTGCACGCGCCGCTGGTGCAGGAGACGGCGTACATCGAGGACCGGCCGCTGCACATGCTGTACTGCGCCGCCGAGGAGAGCTGCCTCTCCAGCTCCGCCCGCCTCGCCAACTGGCCCTACGGGCACCGCCGCCTGCTCCGCTTCTCCTCCCAGATCCACAACAACGGCCGCGCCGACTTCCGCCCCAAGGCCGGGCGGCACTCCTGGGTCTGGCACGAGTGCCACCG GCACTACCACAGCATGGACATCTTCACTCACTACGACATCCTCACCCCCAACGGCACCAAGGTGGCGGAGGGGCACAAAGCCAGCTTCTGCCTCGAGGACACTGAGTGCGAGGAAG ACGTGGCCAAGCGGTACGAGTGTGCCAACTTCGGGGAGCAGGGCATCACAGTGGGCTGCTGGGACCTGTACCGGCACGACATCGACTGCCAGTGGATCGACATCACTGATGTCAAACCGGGCAACTACATCCTGCAG GTCGTGATCAACCCCAACTTTGAAGTGGCAGAGAGCGACTTCACCAACAATGCCATGAAATGCAACTGCAAGTACGACGGGCACCGCATCTGGGTGCACAGCTGCCACATCG GTGACGCGCTCAGCGAGGAGGCCAACAAGCGCTTCGAGCAGTACCCGGGGCAGCTCAACAACCAGATCTCGTAG
- the LOXL3 gene encoding lysyl oxidase homolog 3 isoform X5 codes for MGSCRAWAPPELLVLSVWLWVSSAGPTHPPGPALRVRLAGYPRKHNEGRVELFYNDEWGTICDDDFTLANAHVLCRHLGFVAATGWAHSAKYGKGVGRIWLDNVNCAGGEKSIGDCKHRGWGNSDCSHEEDAGVICKDERIPGFKDSNVIETEQSHVEEVRLRAVVAGARRQLPVTEGIVEVRYKDSWAQICDEGWGSHNSRVVCGMLGFPAERKVNRNFYKLFAERQQLSYRLHSVSCAGTEGHLSLCAFEFYRGNASAACGAGSPAVVSCVPGPQFATGSAHKKKQRQQQQQQGQPRIRLKGGAKVGEGRVEVLKGSEWGTICDDRWNLLSASVVCRELGFGSAKEALTGARMGQGTGPIHMNEVQCLGTEKSLWSCPFKNITQEDCKHTEDVAVRCNVPYMGYETLIRLSGGRSRFEGRVEVAVGAGTGEQLRWGLVCSEGWGTLEAMVACRQLGLGFANHGLQETWYWDASNVTEMVLSGVKCAGHEMSLSHCQHHGSSLNCRNTGTRFAAGVICSETASDLLLHAPLVQETAYIEDRPLHMLYCAAEESCLSSSARLANWPYGHRRLLRFSSQIHNNGRADFRPKAGRHSWVWHECHRHYHSMDIFTHYDILTPNGTKVAEGHKASFCLEDTECEEDVAKRYECANFGEQGITVGCWDLYRHDIDCQWIDITDVKPGNYILQVVINPNFEVAESDFTNNAMKCNCKYDGHRIWVHSCHIGDALSEEANKRFEQYPGQLNNQIS; via the exons ATGGGGAGCTGCCGTGCATGGGCACCACcggagctgctggtgctgagcgTGTGGCTGTGGGTGAGCAGCGCCGGCCCCACGCACCCACCCGGCCCCGCGCTAAGGGTGCGCCTGGCTGGGTACCCGCGCAAGCACAACGAGGGCCGCGTGGAGCTCTTCTACAACGACGAGTGGGGCACCATCTGCGATGACGACTTTACGCTGGCCAATGCACACGTGCTGTGCCGGCACCTCGGCTTCGTGGCTGCCACCGGCTGGGCCCACAGCGCCAAGTACGGCAAAGGAGTCG GGCGGATCTGGCTGGACAATGTGAATTGTGCCGGAGGCGAGAAGAGCATCGGGGACTGCAAACACCGGGGCTGGGGCAACAGCGACTGCAGCCATGAGGAAGACGCGGGGGTCATCTGCAAGGATGAGCGCATCCCAGGCTTCAAGGACTCCAATGTCATCGAG ACGGAGCAGAGCCACGTGGAGGAGGTCCGGCTGCGGGCGGTGGTGGCCGGTGCCCGGCGGCAGCTCCCGGTGACAGAGGGCATCGTGGAGGTGCGCTACAAGGACAGCTGGGCACAGATCTGCGAcgagggctggggcagccacaacagCCGCGTGGTCTGCGGCATGCTGGGCTTCCCTGCCGAGAGGAAGGTCAACAGGAACTTCTACAA GCTGTTCGCGGAGCGGCAGCAGCTCAGCTACCGCCTGCACTCGGTGTCGTGCGCGGGGACCGAGGGGCACCTCTCCCTGTGCGCCTTCGAGTTCTACCGCGGCAACGCGTCGGCCGCCTGCGGCGCGGGCAGTCCCGCCGTCGTCAGCTGCGTGCCCGGGCCGCAGTTCGCCACCGGCAGCGCCCACAAGAAgaagcagcggcagcagcagcagcagcagggccag CCACGGATCCGGCTGAAGGGGGGTGCGAAGGTCGGTGAGGGCCGCGTCGAGGTGCTCAAGGGCAGTGAGTGGGGCACGATCTGCGACGACCGCTGGAACCTGCTGTCAGCCAGCGTGGTGTGCCGCGAGCTGGGCTTCGGCAGCGCCAAGGAGGCCCTCACTGGGGCGCGCATGGGCCAAG GGACGGGGCCCATCCACATGAATGAGGTGCAGTGCCTGGGCACCGAGAAGTCCCTCTGGAGCTGCCCCTTCAAGAACATCACGCAGGAGGACTGCAAGCACACGGAGGATGTGGCTGTCCGCTGCAACGTCCCCTACATGGGCTACGAGACCCTG ATTCGGCTGAGCGGGGGCCGAAGCCGCTTCGAGGGGCGGGTGGAGGTGGCTGTGGGGGCTGGCACCGGGGAGCAGCTGCGCTGGGGGCTGGTCTGCAGCGAAGGCTGGGGTACGCTGGAGGCGATGGTGGCCTGTCGCCAGCTGGGCCTGGGATTTGCTAACCACGGCTTACAA GAGACCTGGTACTGGGATGCCAGCAACGTGACGGAGATGGTGCTGAGCGGGGTGAAGTGCGCCGGCCACGAGATGTCCCTGAGCCACTGCCAGCACCACGGCTCCAGCCTCAACTGCAGGAACACGGGCACGCGCTTCGCTGCCGGCGTCATCTGCTCTGAGA CCGCCTCCGACCTGCTGCTGCACGCGCCGCTGGTGCAGGAGACGGCGTACATCGAGGACCGGCCGCTGCACATGCTGTACTGCGCCGCCGAGGAGAGCTGCCTCTCCAGCTCCGCCCGCCTCGCCAACTGGCCCTACGGGCACCGCCGCCTGCTCCGCTTCTCCTCCCAGATCCACAACAACGGCCGCGCCGACTTCCGCCCCAAGGCCGGGCGGCACTCCTGGGTCTGGCACGAGTGCCACCG GCACTACCACAGCATGGACATCTTCACTCACTACGACATCCTCACCCCCAACGGCACCAAGGTGGCGGAGGGGCACAAAGCCAGCTTCTGCCTCGAGGACACTGAGTGCGAGGAAG ACGTGGCCAAGCGGTACGAGTGTGCCAACTTCGGGGAGCAGGGCATCACAGTGGGCTGCTGGGACCTGTACCGGCACGACATCGACTGCCAGTGGATCGACATCACTGATGTCAAACCGGGCAACTACATCCTGCAG GTCGTGATCAACCCCAACTTTGAAGTGGCAGAGAGCGACTTCACCAACAATGCCATGAAATGCAACTGCAAGTACGACGGGCACCGCATCTGGGTGCACAGCTGCCACATCG GTGACGCGCTCAGCGAGGAGGCCAACAAGCGCTTCGAGCAGTACCCGGGGCAGCTCAACAACCAGATCTCGTAG
- the LOXL3 gene encoding lysyl oxidase homolog 3 isoform X1 — MGSCRAWAPPELLVLSVWLWVSSAGPTHPPGPALRVRLAGYPRKHNEGRVELFYNDEWGTICDDDFTLANAHVLCRHLGFVAATGWAHSAKYGKGVGRIWLDNVNCAGGEKSIGDCKHRGWGNSDCSHEEDAGVICKDERIPGFKDSNVIETEQSHVEEVRLRAVVAGARRQLPVTEGIVEVRYKDSWAQICDEGWGSHNSRVVCGMLGFPAERKVNRNFYKLASKSQPKQKRREDVGPKKRLFAERQQLSYRLHSVSCAGTEGHLSLCAFEFYRGNASAACGAGSPAVVSCVPGPQFATGSAHKKKQRQQQQQQGQPRIRLKGGAKVGEGRVEVLKGSEWGTICDDRWNLLSASVVCRELGFGSAKEALTGARMGQGTGPIHMNEVQCLGTEKSLWSCPFKNITQEDCKHTEDVAVRCNVPYMGYETLIRLSGGRSRFEGRVEVAVGAGTGEQLRWGLVCSEGWGTLEAMVACRQLGLGFANHGLQIRLSGGRTPFEGRVEVKRGSKWGMVCSEGWTTKEAMVACRQLGLGYSLHAVTETWYWDASNVTEMVLSGVKCAGHEMSLSHCQHHGSSLNCRNTGTRFAAGVICSETASDLLLHAPLVQETAYIEDRPLHMLYCAAEESCLSSSARLANWPYGHRRLLRFSSQIHNNGRADFRPKAGRHSWVWHECHRHYHSMDIFTHYDILTPNGTKVAEGHKASFCLEDTECEEDVAKRYECANFGEQGITVGCWDLYRHDIDCQWIDITDVKPGNYILQVVINPNFEVAESDFTNNAMKCNCKYDGHRIWVHSCHIGDALSEEANKRFEQYPGQLNNQIS, encoded by the exons ATGGGGAGCTGCCGTGCATGGGCACCACcggagctgctggtgctgagcgTGTGGCTGTGGGTGAGCAGCGCCGGCCCCACGCACCCACCCGGCCCCGCGCTAAGGGTGCGCCTGGCTGGGTACCCGCGCAAGCACAACGAGGGCCGCGTGGAGCTCTTCTACAACGACGAGTGGGGCACCATCTGCGATGACGACTTTACGCTGGCCAATGCACACGTGCTGTGCCGGCACCTCGGCTTCGTGGCTGCCACCGGCTGGGCCCACAGCGCCAAGTACGGCAAAGGAGTCG GGCGGATCTGGCTGGACAATGTGAATTGTGCCGGAGGCGAGAAGAGCATCGGGGACTGCAAACACCGGGGCTGGGGCAACAGCGACTGCAGCCATGAGGAAGACGCGGGGGTCATCTGCAAGGATGAGCGCATCCCAGGCTTCAAGGACTCCAATGTCATCGAG ACGGAGCAGAGCCACGTGGAGGAGGTCCGGCTGCGGGCGGTGGTGGCCGGTGCCCGGCGGCAGCTCCCGGTGACAGAGGGCATCGTGGAGGTGCGCTACAAGGACAGCTGGGCACAGATCTGCGAcgagggctggggcagccacaacagCCGCGTGGTCTGCGGCATGCTGGGCTTCCCTGCCGAGAGGAAGGTCAACAGGAACTTCTACAA gctggCCTCCAAATCTCAGCCTAAACAAAAGCGCAGGGAGGACGTAGGGCCCAAGAAGAG GCTGTTCGCGGAGCGGCAGCAGCTCAGCTACCGCCTGCACTCGGTGTCGTGCGCGGGGACCGAGGGGCACCTCTCCCTGTGCGCCTTCGAGTTCTACCGCGGCAACGCGTCGGCCGCCTGCGGCGCGGGCAGTCCCGCCGTCGTCAGCTGCGTGCCCGGGCCGCAGTTCGCCACCGGCAGCGCCCACAAGAAgaagcagcggcagcagcagcagcagcagggccag CCACGGATCCGGCTGAAGGGGGGTGCGAAGGTCGGTGAGGGCCGCGTCGAGGTGCTCAAGGGCAGTGAGTGGGGCACGATCTGCGACGACCGCTGGAACCTGCTGTCAGCCAGCGTGGTGTGCCGCGAGCTGGGCTTCGGCAGCGCCAAGGAGGCCCTCACTGGGGCGCGCATGGGCCAAG GGACGGGGCCCATCCACATGAATGAGGTGCAGTGCCTGGGCACCGAGAAGTCCCTCTGGAGCTGCCCCTTCAAGAACATCACGCAGGAGGACTGCAAGCACACGGAGGATGTGGCTGTCCGCTGCAACGTCCCCTACATGGGCTACGAGACCCTG ATTCGGCTGAGCGGGGGCCGAAGCCGCTTCGAGGGGCGGGTGGAGGTGGCTGTGGGGGCTGGCACCGGGGAGCAGCTGCGCTGGGGGCTGGTCTGCAGCGAAGGCTGGGGTACGCTGGAGGCGATGGTGGCCTGTCGCCAGCTGGGCCTGGGATTTGCTAACCACGGCTTACAA ATCCGCCTCTCCGGTGGCAGGACGCCGTTTGAGGGCCGCGTGGAGGTGAAGCGAGGCAGTAAGTGGGGCATGGTGTGCAGCGAGGGCTGGACCACCAAGGAGGCGATGGTGGCCTGTCGCCAGCTCGGCCTGGGCTATTCCCTGCATGCGGTGACG GAGACCTGGTACTGGGATGCCAGCAACGTGACGGAGATGGTGCTGAGCGGGGTGAAGTGCGCCGGCCACGAGATGTCCCTGAGCCACTGCCAGCACCACGGCTCCAGCCTCAACTGCAGGAACACGGGCACGCGCTTCGCTGCCGGCGTCATCTGCTCTGAGA CCGCCTCCGACCTGCTGCTGCACGCGCCGCTGGTGCAGGAGACGGCGTACATCGAGGACCGGCCGCTGCACATGCTGTACTGCGCCGCCGAGGAGAGCTGCCTCTCCAGCTCCGCCCGCCTCGCCAACTGGCCCTACGGGCACCGCCGCCTGCTCCGCTTCTCCTCCCAGATCCACAACAACGGCCGCGCCGACTTCCGCCCCAAGGCCGGGCGGCACTCCTGGGTCTGGCACGAGTGCCACCG GCACTACCACAGCATGGACATCTTCACTCACTACGACATCCTCACCCCCAACGGCACCAAGGTGGCGGAGGGGCACAAAGCCAGCTTCTGCCTCGAGGACACTGAGTGCGAGGAAG ACGTGGCCAAGCGGTACGAGTGTGCCAACTTCGGGGAGCAGGGCATCACAGTGGGCTGCTGGGACCTGTACCGGCACGACATCGACTGCCAGTGGATCGACATCACTGATGTCAAACCGGGCAACTACATCCTGCAG GTCGTGATCAACCCCAACTTTGAAGTGGCAGAGAGCGACTTCACCAACAATGCCATGAAATGCAACTGCAAGTACGACGGGCACCGCATCTGGGTGCACAGCTGCCACATCG GTGACGCGCTCAGCGAGGAGGCCAACAAGCGCTTCGAGCAGTACCCGGGGCAGCTCAACAACCAGATCTCGTAG